The Quercus robur chromosome 7, dhQueRobu3.1, whole genome shotgun sequence genome has a segment encoding these proteins:
- the LOC126691352 gene encoding uncharacterized protein LOC126691352, with protein sequence MGRHCFYVYYDGEQYFHDLHGLSYKGESVKQKFIELKWGTHLRKMHRKIMEALRLDKESHKISIVYRAPQILVSTQVVYNSNPLGCDADVDMMWAVIKRTPQFIASDLYVTVEAVGFHGSASSQHASGVEEPHSLSVDVHPPFAYATPFPYNNQPCAIDHLDNTEVVGATNTHDVGGSTHTYEHVQADMDGGIDIDASRDVYEEFIDTDGPVDDAEVLDVPLIENNEEDCLTTVPIPEWFTSNTWDNINDPSPALGTGHLTSWHKDDHPARGMLFKNKASVQYVLTLYSVEHNKQYKVIKSDTNRLVVRCKNEACLWSIRANCSKKHGMWVISTCKGPHSCSSLQLPTDGRMMDSKFISIALEKYVREDLTRKVRDLRSMLHARHGHDVTMYKVWEAKQKAVARIYGDFDESYAELPRFLAALSDADPDTVTTLKCDPNVPGTCIFNSAFWAFGPCIRGFRHCRPVISIDATHLYGKYKGKLLIAMATDGNNEVYPLAFAVVESESTETWGWFLACLLTYVTDRTNLCIISDRHRGIQSCFDDTTRGYLQPPLTHHRYCLRHLVSNVNTNFNSVALKNLVWNAATANQVRKFENTMDCIKNVNPAAYDYLKEVNQEKWTLVHDHGHRYGAMTTNLSECFNGVLKGARSLPITAMVKFTFYKVNSYFDERRNKTLEKLEEGQVWCKYAYDKFEENQEKAKLHIVRRMSAQQRLYTVETQSSLLNTGGGDHTHRVSLIDMTCTCGKWEANKIPCSHLIAVCAKHNHDATEYMDHFYRLEERYHSYEPIFQPLKDRLEWPEPAERRTVMPNQRLIREKGRPKSTRIRNEMDDEDRELPTSLWIENGPKLKCGLCRQEGHNRRTCPTRNVASTSHGAM encoded by the coding sequence AGAAAAATGCACCGGAAGATAATGGAAGCTCTACGGTTGGACAAGGAGTCACATAAGATATCCATTGTGTACCGTGCCCCCCAGATACTTGTGAGTACTCAGGTTGTCTACAACTCAAATCCGTTGGGTTGCGATGCTGACGTGGACATGATGTGGGCAGTGATTAAGCGGACCCCCCAGTTCATAGCGTCTGACTTGTATGTAACTGTTGAGGCTGTTGGGTTCCATGGTAGTGCAAGTTCACAGCATGCCAGTGGGGTGGAAGAGCCACACTCATTGTCGGTTGACGTGCATCCTCCCTTTGCCTATGCCACGCCTTTCCCCTACAATAATCAACCATGTGCAATAGATCATTTGGACAACACCGAAGTGGTGGGCGCCACCAATACACATGATGTGGGAGGGTCTACTCACACATATGAGCATGTCCAAGCTGATATGGACGGGGGAATTGATATTGATGCCAGCCGAGATGTGTATGAAGAGTTCATTGATACAGATGGACCAGTGGACGACGCGGAGGTCTTAGATGTACCACTGATTGAAAATAACGAGGAAGATTGCCTTACAACAGTTCCTATCCCAGAATGGTTCACATCAAACACATGGGACAATATTAATGACCCATCACCTGCATTGGGTACAGGACATCTTACAAGTTGGCATAAAGATGACCACCCAGCAAGGGGGATGCTATTCAAGAATAAAGCCTCTGTTCAATATGTGTTGACCCTCTACTCTGTGGAGCATAACAAGCAATACAAGGTCATCAAGTCTGACACCAATAGGCTGGTAGTGCGGTGTAAGAATGAGGCATGTCTGTGGTCAATTCGGGCCAATTGCAGCAAGAAGCACGGGATGTGGGTTATCAGTACATGTAAGGGTCCCCATAGTTGCTCATCCCTCCAGCTACCAACTGATGGGCGGATGATGGATTCAAAGTTCATCTCCATTGCACTTGAGAAGTATGTACGGGAAGACCTAACCCGAAAGGTAAGGGACTTGCGTAGTATGTTGCATGCAAGGCATGGGCATGATGTAACTATGTACAAGGTTTGGGAAGCCAAACAGAAGGCAGTTGCACGTATTTATGGGGATTTTGACGAGTCGTACGCAGAATTGCCACGATTTCTAGCTGCATTGTCTGATGCAGATCCGGATACTGTGACCACACTAAAGTGTGACCCCAATGTCCCGGGGACTTGTATATTCAACTCCGCGTTTTGGGCTTTCGGTCCGTGTATTAGAGGGTTTAGGCATTGCAGGCCGGTGATAAGCATAGATGCAACGCACCTTTATGGCAAGTACAAAGGAAAGCTGTTGATAGCAATGGCAACAGATGGTAACAACGAGGTTTATCCACTCGCATTTGCCGTTGTCGAAAGCGAGAGCACGGAGACATGGGGATGGTTCTTGGCATGCCTGTTGACCTATGTTACAGACCGCACCAATTTGTGTATAATATCCGACAGGCATCGTGGGATACAATCATGCTTCGATGACACCACTAGGGGCTACTTGCAACCGCCCTTAACCCATCACCGGTATTGCCTCCGCCATTTAGTAAGCAATGTTAACACTAACTTCAATAGTGTGGCCTTGAAGAACTTGGTATGGAACGCAGCAACTGCGAATCAAGTTAGGAAGTTTGAGAACACCATGGATTGCATCAAGAATGTCAACCCGGCTGCGTACGACTATCTTAAGGAGGTAAATCAAGAAAAGTGGACACTTGTACACGACCATGGGCACCGAtatggggcaatgacaaccaacctGTCAGAGTGCTTCAATGGGGTACTTAAGGGCGCACGTAGCTTGCCCATAACTGCAATGGTGAAGTTTACATTTTACAAGGTGAACTCATACTTTGACGAACGTCGAAACAAAACCCTAGAGAAGTTGGAAGAGGGGCAAGTGTGGTGCAAATATGCCTATGACAAGTTCGAGGAAAATCAAGAGAAGGCGAAGCTCCATATTGTTAGAAGGATGAGTGCGCAACAACGGTTATATACAGTGGAGACACAGTCTTCACTGTTGAACACTGGCGGGGGAGATCACACCCATAGGGTTTCCCTCATAGACATGACATGCACGTGCGGCAAATGGGAAGCAAACAAGATCCCTTGTTCCCACTTGATAGCAGTTTGTGCCAAACACAACCATGATGCCACTGAGTATATGGATCATTTCTACCGCCTTGAAGAACGCTATCACAGCTATGAGCCTATATTCCAACCACTAAAAGATAGGTTAGAATGGCCGGAGCCAGCAGAAAGGAGAACCGTAATGCCAAACCAGCGGTTGATCCGTGAAAAAGGTCGGCCCAAGTCCACGAGAATCCGCAATGAGATGGATGACGAGGATAGGGAGTTGCCAACCTCATTGTGGATTGAGAATGGACCAAAGTTGAAGTGTGGGTTGTGTCGCCAAGAGGGTCATAACCGTCGTACATGTCCAACTCGAAATGTGGCTTCAACAAGCCATGGTGCTATGTAG